In one Roseburia intestinalis L1-82 genomic region, the following are encoded:
- the phoU gene encoding phosphate signaling complex protein PhoU: MRNRFDRQLQVLNDELIEMGSLIEQAIEMACSALVRQDVEKAQKAISFDEEIDHQERDIESLCMKLLLQQQPVAKDLRLISAALKMITDMERIGDHASDISEMTILMADAAYETGDPINLDLIKEMAKETTDMVIKSVDAFVQKDMDMAHWVIKEDDVVDDLFNQFKQQLIKKINENVKNGEQATDMLMVAKYFERIGDHATNIAEWVIYSITGQHEN; encoded by the coding sequence ATGAGAAACAGATTTGACAGACAGCTTCAGGTATTGAACGATGAATTGATTGAGATGGGAAGCCTGATCGAGCAGGCGATCGAGATGGCATGTTCGGCACTGGTCAGACAGGATGTGGAGAAAGCGCAGAAAGCGATCAGCTTTGATGAGGAGATCGACCATCAGGAGCGCGATATTGAAAGCCTCTGCATGAAATTATTATTGCAGCAGCAGCCGGTGGCAAAAGATCTCCGCCTGATCTCAGCAGCACTGAAAATGATCACGGATATGGAGCGTATCGGGGATCATGCATCCGATATTTCGGAAATGACAATCTTAATGGCGGACGCTGCTTATGAAACCGGGGATCCGATCAATCTTGACCTGATCAAGGAAATGGCAAAAGAAACAACTGACATGGTCATCAAGAGTGTGGATGCATTCGTGCAGAAAGACATGGATATGGCACACTGGGTCATCAAAGAAGATGATGTGGTGGATGATCTGTTCAACCAGTTCAAACAGCAGCTCATCAAAAAGATCAATGAGAATGTAAAAAATGGGGAGCAGGCAACGGATATGCTGATGGTTGCAAAATATTTTGAGCGTATCGGAGACCATGCGACCAATATTGCGGAGTGGGTGATCTATTCCATTACCGGACAGCATGAAAATTAA
- a CDS encoding Na/Pi cotransporter family protein — protein sequence MDIFGVLTLIGGLALFLYGMNVMGAGLEKMSGGKLEKILETLTSNPIKAVLLGAGVTAVIQSSSATTVMVVGFVNSGIMKLSQAVGIIMGANIGTTVTSWLLSLSGLQGDNFFIQMLKPSSFSPILAMIGIILCMSKKSDKKKDIGEILLGFAVLMYGMESMSGAVEPLADVPEFTNILTMFHNPFLGVLAGAVLTAIIQSSSASVGILQALSVTGAFTYGSVIPIIMGQNIGTCVTAMISAIGANRGAKRTAFVHLYFNVIGTILFLVLFYTGNALIGFEFTNEVVGAAGIAMIHTIFNVFATLVLLPFTKGLEKLAYLTIPKTAEEQNQKEDVFVILDDRFLNSPAFAIEQCHSLANQMAKITHEGFLEAMTVLDEYSEEKIEDVIAKENIVDTYDDKLSAYLTKLSSQNLSYKDSLKVTSLLHCLTDFERISDHSINVVENAQQMYKEGAVFSKKAKEEMKIYSTALRDILERTTNAFVDGDEALARTVEPLEEVIDELNKTVKKNHMKRLRKGKCTIELGLVLSDLAMNYERVADHCSNIAVYMMQLEDTQLEEHSFTEQLDAEESAEFTKQLNEFEKIYQI from the coding sequence ATGGATATTTTTGGAGTACTGACCCTCATTGGTGGATTGGCACTGTTCCTGTACGGAATGAATGTAATGGGTGCCGGACTGGAGAAGATGTCAGGAGGTAAATTAGAGAAGATATTAGAGACTCTGACATCAAACCCGATCAAGGCAGTGTTGCTTGGTGCAGGTGTAACCGCAGTGATCCAGTCGTCATCGGCGACGACGGTTATGGTGGTTGGTTTTGTGAACTCCGGTATTATGAAGCTGTCACAGGCAGTCGGCATCATTATGGGTGCAAATATCGGAACAACGGTAACGTCATGGCTTTTGAGCTTAAGTGGACTGCAGGGGGATAACTTTTTTATCCAGATGTTAAAACCATCCTCCTTCTCACCGATCCTTGCAATGATCGGTATCATACTTTGTATGTCGAAAAAGAGCGACAAGAAAAAAGATATCGGTGAGATCTTACTTGGATTTGCAGTATTAATGTACGGTATGGAGAGCATGAGCGGGGCGGTAGAACCGCTTGCAGATGTGCCGGAATTTACGAATATCTTAACGATGTTCCACAATCCGTTCCTTGGTGTATTGGCAGGAGCTGTACTTACTGCGATCATACAGAGTTCCTCTGCATCGGTCGGAATTTTACAGGCACTGTCTGTAACAGGAGCATTTACCTATGGCTCTGTGATCCCAATCATCATGGGACAGAATATCGGTACCTGTGTGACGGCAATGATTTCAGCAATCGGGGCAAACAGAGGTGCAAAGAGAACGGCATTCGTGCATCTTTATTTTAATGTGATCGGTACGATCCTGTTTCTGGTATTGTTTTATACAGGCAATGCGCTGATCGGATTTGAGTTTACCAATGAAGTCGTTGGAGCAGCGGGAATCGCAATGATCCACACCATATTTAATGTGTTCGCAACCCTGGTTTTACTGCCGTTTACAAAGGGATTAGAGAAGCTGGCTTACTTGACGATCCCGAAAACAGCAGAGGAACAGAATCAGAAAGAGGATGTATTTGTTATTTTAGACGACCGTTTCTTAAACAGCCCTGCATTTGCGATTGAGCAGTGCCATTCTCTTGCCAATCAGATGGCAAAGATCACACACGAAGGATTTTTAGAGGCGATGACCGTATTGGATGAGTACTCCGAAGAAAAAATCGAGGATGTCATTGCAAAAGAAAATATTGTAGATACCTATGATGATAAACTCAGTGCATACTTAACGAAGTTAAGCAGCCAGAATTTATCTTATAAAGACAGTCTGAAGGTAACATCCTTGCTTCACTGTCTGACAGATTTTGAGCGAATTTCCGACCATTCCATCAACGTGGTGGAAAATGCACAGCAGATGTATAAAGAGGGCGCTGTATTTTCCAAGAAAGCAAAGGAAGAAATGAAGATATACAGCACAGCACTCCGTGATATCTTAGAGCGTACCACAAACGCATTTGTGGATGGTGATGAGGCACTTGCGCGTACGGTAGAACCGTTAGAAGAAGTCATTGATGAGTTAAACAAGACAGTAAAGAAAAACCATATGAAGCGTCTTAGAAAAGGGAAATGTACCATTGAGCTTGGTCTTGTATTGTCAGATCTTGCAATGAACTATGAGCGTGTTGCAGACCATTGTTCGAATATCGCGGTATATATGATGCAGTTAGAGGATACCCAGTTAGAGGAACACAGTTTTACCGAGCAGCTGGATGCAGAGGAGAGCGCAGAGTTTACAAAACAGTTAAACGAGTTCGAGAAGATATATCAGATTTAA
- a CDS encoding response regulator transcription factor: protein MATIYIVEDDINIREIERYALKNSGYEVEEFEGSASFFKRLEKNIPSLILLDIMLPGEDGLDILTRIRADKATADVPVIMVTAKTSELDKVKGLDLGADDYITKPFGVMELISRVKALLRRTSRINEDSQLIHEDILMDMDKHAVTVAGQLCELTFKEFELLKYLMLNQGIVLSRDKIMDQVWGFEYEGESRTVDMHIKTLRQKLGAAGGCIKTVRNVGYMIE from the coding sequence ATGGCAACGATCTATATAGTGGAAGACGATATTAATATTCGTGAAATTGAACGTTATGCGCTCAAAAACAGCGGTTATGAAGTGGAAGAATTTGAGGGCAGCGCATCATTTTTTAAGCGTCTGGAAAAAAATATCCCATCCCTGATCCTTTTAGATATCATGCTTCCGGGGGAAGACGGACTGGATATTTTAACAAGGATCCGGGCAGACAAGGCGACTGCGGATGTCCCGGTCATTATGGTAACGGCAAAGACAAGTGAGCTTGATAAGGTAAAGGGACTTGATCTTGGAGCAGATGATTATATCACAAAGCCGTTTGGAGTCATGGAGCTGATCTCCCGTGTGAAAGCACTGCTTCGAAGAACAAGCCGCATAAATGAAGATTCACAGCTGATACATGAAGATATCCTTATGGATATGGACAAACATGCCGTTACGGTTGCAGGGCAGCTGTGTGAGCTGACATTTAAAGAATTTGAATTGTTAAAGTACCTGATGCTCAATCAGGGAATCGTTTTATCAAGAGACAAGATTATGGATCAGGTATGGGGATTTGAGTACGAAGGAGAGAGCCGTACCGTTGATATGCATATCAAAACACTGCGGCAGAAACTTGGAGCAGCAGGAGGCTGCATCAAGACCGTGCGGAATGTGGGGTACATGATCGAATGA
- a CDS encoding sensor histidine kinase, with translation MKKRINTGFMLIAAIAIVVTAVCSMFLFYQILEEQIFDDLKASAHVVSVISPNELSKDITYSLENDGLRITCVDTDGTVLYDSMEDASSMENHKERPEIAEAIKNGEGKSIRVSATSSKHTFYYALRKEDGSVVRVAKESGSIYHLVSTMSGLILAVGLMVFLMCVFYSYRLTRRLMAPIGKMADNIILVDETEVYEEMRPFISMIKKQHMDILNHAQMRQEFTANVSHELKTPLTAISGYAELIASGMTGGEDTAHFANEIHKSAERLQALINDIIKLSELDDSDLKLEFETVDLHDLGEQCIHSMQMQADKNEVTLHLEGASVPMSGNKTLLEELLFNLCSNAVRYNKKGGSVTIVTTIENTRPVLIVKDTGIGIPKEQQERVFERFYRVDKSRSKSTGGTGLGLAIVKHIVAQHDAQMTLTSEVGVGTEIKIVF, from the coding sequence ATGAAAAAAAGAATTAATACCGGTTTTATGTTGATTGCGGCAATCGCCATTGTGGTGACTGCCGTTTGTTCTATGTTTCTTTTTTATCAGATCCTGGAGGAACAGATATTTGATGATTTAAAGGCAAGTGCACATGTTGTCTCGGTGATCAGTCCGAATGAACTTTCGAAGGATATCACGTATTCCCTGGAAAATGACGGGCTGCGCATCACCTGCGTGGATACGGATGGCACGGTCCTGTATGACAGTATGGAAGATGCGTCTTCTATGGAGAACCATAAGGAACGCCCGGAAATTGCGGAGGCCATAAAAAATGGCGAGGGAAAATCAATCCGTGTCTCAGCTACGTCGTCAAAGCATACCTTTTATTATGCACTTAGAAAAGAAGATGGGAGCGTTGTGCGTGTTGCGAAAGAGAGCGGAAGTATTTATCATCTGGTGTCTACGATGTCAGGACTGATCTTAGCGGTCGGCCTGATGGTATTTCTGATGTGTGTATTTTATTCTTACCGTCTGACACGGAGACTCATGGCACCGATCGGGAAAATGGCAGATAATATTATCCTGGTGGATGAGACGGAAGTTTACGAGGAAATGCGCCCGTTTATTTCCATGATCAAAAAACAGCATATGGATATTTTAAATCATGCGCAGATGCGTCAGGAGTTTACAGCCAACGTTTCCCATGAATTAAAGACGCCGTTGACTGCGATCTCCGGATATGCGGAACTGATCGCAAGCGGAATGACGGGCGGGGAGGATACCGCGCATTTTGCAAATGAGATCCATAAGAGTGCAGAGCGTCTGCAGGCATTGATCAACGACATCATAAAACTGTCGGAACTGGATGACAGTGATCTGAAACTTGAATTTGAGACGGTAGATCTGCATGACCTTGGGGAGCAGTGCATTCATTCCATGCAGATGCAGGCAGATAAAAATGAGGTGACGCTGCACTTAGAGGGGGCGTCTGTTCCAATGAGCGGAAACAAGACGCTGCTTGAGGAACTGCTTTTTAACCTGTGCAGTAATGCGGTGCGCTACAACAAAAAAGGCGGCAGTGTCACGATCGTGACTACGATCGAAAATACCAGACCGGTCCTGATCGTAAAAGATACCGGTATCGGAATCCCGAAAGAACAGCAGGAACGCGTCTTTGAGCGTTTCTACCGTGTCGATAAGAGCCGGTCAAAATCCACCGGCGGCACAGGTCTGGGGCTTGCCATTGTAAAGCATATTGTCGCGCAGCATGATGCGCAGATGACGCTGACAAGTGAGGTTGGTGTGGGTACGGAGATCAAGATTGTATTTTAG